A genomic region of Methanobacterium sp. SMA-27 contains the following coding sequences:
- a CDS encoding PHP domain-containing protein has protein sequence MILDPHIHSTYSSDSTASPRDIVKKARSIGLDAIAVADHNTIKGSLATIEEARNYKDFVVVPAMEISSNKGHIVALGIKEDVQQGLSPEETVETIRELGGIAIAAHPFVSYREGLCDNVKELDIDAIETLNSRYVFGYSNWRAKNLAEKRNLPEIGSSDAHFLGAIGSCVTELDANFTYESIIEVILSGKTNVFGDRTPLPLILKEVINKKIKRIG, from the coding sequence ATGATACTCGATCCACACATACACAGTACCTACTCCAGTGATTCTACTGCATCCCCGAGGGATATAGTTAAAAAAGCAAGATCTATAGGTTTGGATGCGATAGCAGTAGCAGATCACAACACAATTAAAGGGTCACTTGCTACAATTGAAGAGGCAAGAAACTATAAAGACTTTGTTGTTGTGCCTGCAATGGAAATAAGCTCAAATAAAGGGCATATTGTGGCATTGGGAATAAAAGAAGATGTTCAACAGGGATTATCTCCAGAAGAAACTGTTGAAACAATTAGAGAACTAGGTGGAATAGCAATAGCCGCACATCCATTTGTTAGTTACAGGGAAGGATTATGTGACAATGTTAAAGAACTGGATATAGATGCCATAGAAACACTTAATTCTAGATATGTTTTCGGATATTCTAATTGGCGTGCAAAAAATCTAGCAGAAAAAAGAAATCTCCCTGAAATAGGATCCAGTGATGCTCACTTTTTAGGGGCTATAGGAAGTTGCGTTACAGAGTTAGATGCTAATTTTACCTATGAAAGTATAATTGAAGTGATTCTATCTGGAAAAACTAATGTATTTGGTGATAGAACCCCATTACCACTTATTTTGAAAGAAGTTATTAACAAAAAAATCAAGAGAATTGGTTAA